The Thalassotalea nanhaiensis genome has a window encoding:
- a CDS encoding tetratricopeptide repeat protein, which produces MKSNKKITIISSLFTILFLFGCETTPKSEESLDNYARNDLFGEKGQTTGITNETMEDAFQKAIESEQRGDYDKALYYYIQCLEFEPNNAKVLFRIARIHDKQGNNTIATRAYTEALQNDNSLILAHQALGVIEMENRQYQKAQGHLQKAILLDQKRLTELGTKKEHGYHTLDKESPINSYNVSGIIEDMHQNFDLARVYYKLALTYDENSANILSNLGYSYYLTGDLTVAERNYRRAINLEPGFKRAWSNLGLVYARKGQYNRAIKTFKQVMSEYDAYNDLGYFVMLEGRLDEAEYFFKKAIDMSPSYFKKAYANLEQVEMKKRELWLQKQEAQGGDEQGVLSETKVENNKPVPELSSASSNLAEEKLAEEKLAQEQAAQIKLAEIKAAEEKLAQEKLAQEQAAQIKLAEVKAAEEKLAQEKLAQEQAAQIKLAEVKAAEDKLAQEKLAQEKAAQAKLALVKAAEEKLAEEKLAQEQAAQAKLALVKAAEEKLAEEKLAQEQAAQAKLALVKAAEEKLTEEKLAQEQAAQAKLALVKAAEEKLAEEKLAQEQAAQIKLAEVKAAEEKLAQEKLAQEQAVQVKLAQVKAAEEKLIQDKLAQEKIAKVKLLENKIAQKKLAQEKLAQEKAAQEKLAQVKAAEDKLAQEKLMQEKAVQEKIAQVKAEEEKLIQDKLAQEKAAEEKLAQVKAAQVKLLEDKLAQKKLLQEQLLQDKIAQDKLAQEKLAKVKAAEEKLSQEKLQQEKLVKEQLAQLKAAEEKLAHERVLQEKLAHEKLAQEKLAQEKTIHQKLVEEKLAQKKIAQQKAAQEKIAQEKAKHQFELFKAEPTVKLAELEVTASDDIQMVQLQVSSTPTIAAESNPQLDPNNK; this is translated from the coding sequence ATGAAATCAAATAAAAAAATAACAATAATTTCTAGCTTATTCACTATTTTGTTTTTGTTTGGATGTGAAACTACACCTAAAAGTGAAGAAAGCCTTGATAACTACGCTCGTAATGACCTATTTGGTGAAAAAGGGCAGACTACAGGAATTACTAATGAAACAATGGAAGATGCCTTTCAAAAAGCTATTGAGTCTGAGCAACGAGGTGATTATGATAAAGCATTGTATTACTACATTCAATGTTTAGAATTTGAACCAAACAATGCCAAAGTATTATTTAGAATTGCTCGAATTCATGACAAACAAGGCAATAATACCATTGCAACTCGAGCTTATACCGAAGCTTTGCAAAACGATAATTCATTAATTCTCGCTCACCAAGCTCTCGGTGTTATAGAAATGGAGAATCGTCAATACCAAAAAGCCCAAGGTCATTTACAAAAAGCTATTTTATTAGACCAAAAGCGCTTAACTGAATTAGGTACGAAAAAAGAGCATGGGTACCATACCTTAGATAAAGAATCTCCAATTAATTCATACAATGTTTCCGGCATAATTGAGGATATGCATCAAAACTTTGATTTAGCACGAGTTTATTATAAGTTGGCGCTAACATACGATGAAAATTCTGCAAATATTTTATCTAATTTAGGCTACTCATATTACCTCACAGGTGATCTAACTGTTGCCGAACGTAATTATCGCCGTGCGATCAACCTTGAGCCAGGCTTTAAACGAGCATGGAGTAATCTAGGTTTGGTTTATGCCCGTAAAGGCCAATATAACCGCGCTATTAAAACCTTTAAACAAGTGATGAGTGAGTATGATGCTTATAATGATTTAGGGTATTTTGTTATGCTTGAAGGGCGCTTAGACGAGGCTGAATATTTTTTCAAAAAAGCAATAGATATGTCGCCTAGCTACTTCAAAAAAGCTTATGCAAACTTAGAACAAGTAGAGATGAAAAAGCGAGAGCTTTGGTTGCAAAAACAAGAGGCTCAGGGAGGAGATGAGCAAGGCGTGCTTTCTGAAACTAAAGTGGAAAATAACAAACCTGTACCAGAGCTTAGCTCGGCATCATCTAATCTTGCAGAAGAGAAACTGGCAGAAGAGAAACTAGCACAAGAGCAAGCCGCACAAATCAAACTTGCCGAAATAAAAGCTGCAGAAGAAAAATTGGCTCAAGAGAAACTAGCACAAGAGCAAGCTGCTCAAATTAAACTTGCTGAAGTTAAGGCCGCTGAAGAAAAACTGGCTCAAGAGAAGCTCGCACAAGAGCAAGCCGCACAAATCAAACTTGCCGAAGTTAAGGCTGCTGAAGACAAATTGGCTCAAGAGAAATTAGCACAAGAGAAAGCAGCACAAGCTAAACTTGCCCTAGTAAAAGCAGCAGAAGAAAAGCTGGCAGAAGAAAAGCTTGCACAAGAACAAGCCGCACAAGCTAAACTTGCCTTAGTAAAAGCAGCAGAAGAAAAGCTGGCAGAAGAAAAGCTTGCACAAGAACAAGCCGCACAAGCTAAACTTGCCTTAGTAAAAGCAGCAGAAGAAAAGCTGACTGAAGAAAAGCTTGCGCAAGAACAAGCCGCACAAGCTAAACTTGCCCTAGTAAAAGCAGCCGAAGAAAAACTGGCTGAAGAGAAATTAGCACAAGAGCAGGCCGCTCAAATAAAACTTGCCGAAGTTAAGGCTGCAGAAGAAAAACTTGCTCAAGAAAAGCTCGCGCAAGAGCAAGCAGTTCAAGTTAAACTTGCGCAAGTTAAAGCTGCTGAAGAAAAGCTCATTCAAGATAAGCTAGCACAAGAAAAAATCGCTAAAGTAAAATTGTTAGAAAATAAGATAGCTCAAAAGAAACTTGCTCAAGAAAAACTTGCTCAAGAAAAAGCAGCACAAGAAAAACTTGCACAGGTTAAAGCCGCTGAAGATAAATTGGCTCAAGAAAAGCTAATGCAAGAAAAAGCCGTTCAAGAGAAAATTGCTCAAGTTAAAGCTGAGGAAGAAAAGCTCATTCAAGATAAGTTAGCCCAAGAAAAGGCAGCTGAAGAAAAGCTTGCTCAAGTGAAAGCAGCTCAAGTAAAATTACTCGAAGATAAGTTGGCTCAAAAGAAATTGTTACAAGAACAGCTGTTGCAGGACAAAATTGCCCAAGATAAATTAGCTCAAGAAAAACTGGCGAAAGTAAAAGCAGCAGAAGAAAAGTTATCGCAAGAAAAACTGCAACAAGAAAAGCTTGTTAAAGAACAGCTCGCTCAATTAAAAGCAGCTGAAGAAAAACTAGCACATGAAAGGGTATTACAAGAAAAGTTAGCCCATGAAAAATTAGCACAAGAGAAGTTAGCACAAGAAAAAACAATTCATCAGAAACTTGTTGAGGAAAAGTTGGCGCAAAAGAAAATAGCACAACAAAAAGCTGCTCAAGAAAAAATTGCTCAAGAAAAAGCAAAGCATCAATTTGAATTGTTTAAAGCTGAGCCTACGGTTAAACTTGCGGAATTAGAAGTAACAGCTTCTGATGATATACAAATGGTACAATTACAGGTATCTTCGACGCCAACGATAGCCGCTGAATCGAACCCTCAATTAGACCCTAACAATAAATAA
- a CDS encoding type II secretion system F family protein: MDYLLGLVNSIVENPEQAKWAIYVIAGIAGLTLSLALSLMFSGAYSPIRLQLQKLKHGNKETSSITEDFSHSLEHSLDKMPFLQQTFAGDDKTKRLLIHSGFHSDHALKVYNALKLFLLLLGGITAIFAMRTFSELTPFFTIYLVAFILGGFYLLPGFVLTYLAKRRMKSLRKFFPDALDLLVVCSESGLGLLEAIQRVSRELEYAHPALSHELALVCSKVRVGFSMQEALHEFSERTGLEDIRGLNSVIVQSLRLGTGIADTLRIYSEEYRDKRLQEAEEKAAKVGVKMVFPMMACIWPSFFIVAIGPAVLKVMAVWDQAF; encoded by the coding sequence ATGGATTATTTATTAGGATTGGTTAATAGCATTGTTGAAAACCCTGAACAAGCAAAGTGGGCAATATATGTAATTGCTGGAATTGCCGGATTAACACTTTCATTGGCTTTAAGTTTGATGTTTTCTGGCGCTTATTCCCCTATACGACTGCAATTACAAAAGCTAAAACATGGTAATAAAGAAACATCTAGCATTACAGAGGACTTTTCCCATTCGCTTGAACATTCTTTAGACAAAATGCCATTTTTACAGCAAACATTTGCTGGCGATGATAAAACTAAGCGTTTATTGATTCATTCTGGTTTTCACTCTGATCATGCTTTAAAAGTATATAACGCGTTAAAATTATTTTTACTATTATTAGGTGGAATTACTGCAATTTTTGCTATGCGCACTTTTTCTGAATTAACCCCCTTTTTTACTATATATTTAGTAGCATTTATCTTAGGTGGCTTTTATTTGCTTCCTGGGTTTGTTTTGACCTATTTAGCTAAACGGAGAATGAAAAGTCTAAGAAAGTTTTTTCCAGATGCACTTGATTTATTGGTGGTGTGTTCAGAGTCAGGGCTAGGCTTATTAGAGGCTATTCAAAGAGTTAGTCGTGAGTTGGAGTATGCTCATCCTGCTTTATCGCACGAATTAGCTCTTGTTTGCTCAAAAGTTAGGGTTGGCTTTTCAATGCAAGAAGCTTTGCATGAATTTTCAGAACGTACTGGTTTGGAAGATATTCGGGGATTAAATTCAGTGATAGTGCAAAGTTTAAGACTTGGTACTGGCATAGCTGATACTTTAAGGATTTACTCAGAAGAGTATCGAGATAAACGTTTACAAGAAGCCGAGGAGAAAGCGGCAAAAGTTGGCGTGAAAATGGTTTTTCCGATGATGGCGTGTATTTGGCCTTCATTTTTTATTGTAGCAATAGGGCCTGCTGTACTTAAAGTTATGGCGGTATGGGATCAAGCTTTTTAG
- a CDS encoding type II secretion system F family protein, translating to MSNELTFLLLVFGAVLFMSQTLFVSVYNPQRSKTKQLKKHLEELAIKDPHQVDLVLNQRLSKLNPIFVEIEKIGFVEGLTYKLEMSGSKLFGHQYILLMILASIIVAPLVWNLTLDPFFILVSVLIVIGAFQFKLKKDIANRLEKIETQFPESLDVLKRGLQAGYAFSEALKLVCEETEGELAVEFDLMFKQINFGNDIKTALLTFVHRVPTTSAMAFASAVSIQKETGGNLAEKIETLSRVIRQRFKFQRRVKTLSAEGRLSAWVLVLTPFALFAFLYMSSPDYVSTLFTSPEGVSLLKWGGVGMVLGTLWISKLINIEY from the coding sequence ATGAGTAATGAACTAACATTTCTACTTTTAGTTTTTGGGGCTGTATTGTTTATGTCACAAACGTTATTTGTGTCAGTCTACAATCCGCAGCGCTCAAAAACGAAACAATTAAAAAAGCACCTTGAAGAGCTAGCAATAAAAGATCCGCATCAAGTAGATTTAGTGTTAAATCAACGACTATCTAAGCTAAACCCGATATTTGTTGAAATAGAGAAAATTGGCTTTGTAGAGGGGTTAACATATAAGTTAGAGATGTCAGGCTCTAAGCTATTTGGACATCAGTATATTTTATTAATGATTCTAGCATCTATCATAGTAGCTCCTTTAGTTTGGAACTTAACTTTAGATCCGTTTTTTATTCTTGTTTCTGTGTTAATAGTGATTGGTGCATTTCAATTTAAATTAAAAAAAGATATCGCAAACCGATTAGAAAAAATCGAAACTCAATTTCCAGAATCTTTAGATGTATTAAAACGAGGATTACAAGCAGGCTATGCATTTTCAGAAGCATTAAAGCTAGTGTGCGAAGAAACTGAAGGGGAACTTGCCGTAGAGTTTGACTTAATGTTTAAACAAATTAATTTTGGTAACGACATAAAAACTGCGCTATTAACTTTTGTACATAGAGTTCCTACTACCTCTGCCATGGCTTTTGCTAGTGCTGTCAGCATACAAAAGGAGACCGGTGGTAATTTAGCTGAAAAAATAGAAACCCTTTCCAGAGTTATACGCCAACGGTTTAAATTTCAGCGTCGAGTGAAAACACTTTCAGCTGAAGGCCGATTGTCTGCTTGGGTATTAGTATTAACGCCATTCGCTTTATTTGCCTTTTTATATATGAGTTCACCTGATTATGTTTCCACACTTTTTACAAGTCCTGAAGGCGTTTCATTATTAAAGTGGGGCGGTGTAGGTATGGTTCTTGGTACTTTATGGATCAGTAAACTCATTAACATAGAGTATTAA
- a CDS encoding CpaF family protein has translation MELLKKQDESQYDFLNPQDLEIKQQIFGKLLKMLDLAVLETMDENQAKEQISEITNQLLNEVSKPLNLSVRQKIIKLVIDEILGLGPLETLFCDSTISDILVNRFDSIFVERFGKLEKVPVQFYDNSHLLNIIDRIVSGVGRRIDESSPMVDARLKDGSRVNAIIPPLALDGPTLSIRRFTVEKLKAEQLIELGSMSAEIGKLIEAVVLGKLNVLISGGTGSGKTTLLNILSGYIPEKERIITIEDSAELQLQQPHTVRLETRIANIEGAGEVTQRDLVRNTLRMRPDRIVIGEVRGAEAVDMLTAMNTGHEGSLTTLHANNPRDALGRLENMVCMAGFDMPVKNIRSQIASAIDLVVQLQRHEDGHRRITSVQEINGMEGEVITMSEIFTFERQGKDEEGNILGEFKPTGVVPNFNTSLKAKGIVLPNSIYGLDKNMMNF, from the coding sequence ATGGAATTATTAAAAAAACAAGATGAATCTCAATATGACTTTTTAAATCCACAGGATTTAGAAATAAAGCAACAAATATTTGGCAAACTATTGAAAATGCTTGACCTTGCTGTGCTTGAAACTATGGATGAGAATCAAGCTAAAGAACAGATAAGTGAAATCACAAACCAGTTATTAAATGAAGTTTCAAAGCCTTTAAATTTATCCGTCAGACAAAAAATAATTAAACTTGTTATTGATGAAATCTTAGGTTTAGGGCCATTAGAAACTCTATTTTGTGATAGTACTATTTCTGATATTTTGGTAAATAGATTTGACAGTATTTTTGTCGAGCGTTTCGGTAAATTAGAAAAAGTGCCAGTTCAATTTTATGATAATAGCCATTTGCTTAATATTATAGATAGAATTGTGTCAGGCGTAGGACGCCGAATTGATGAATCCTCTCCAATGGTTGATGCCAGACTTAAAGATGGCTCAAGGGTAAATGCCATTATTCCGCCATTAGCTCTTGATGGTCCCACATTATCTATTCGTAGGTTTACCGTTGAAAAACTAAAAGCGGAACAGTTAATTGAACTAGGCTCAATGAGTGCAGAAATTGGCAAGTTAATTGAAGCTGTAGTACTTGGTAAGCTGAACGTACTTATCTCTGGCGGTACTGGTAGTGGTAAAACAACATTACTGAACATACTTTCTGGTTATATACCCGAAAAAGAGCGGATTATTACCATTGAGGATTCTGCAGAATTACAACTTCAACAGCCTCATACCGTGCGTTTAGAAACACGTATAGCAAATATAGAAGGTGCTGGCGAAGTTACGCAACGTGATTTGGTTCGTAATACTTTGCGTATGAGACCCGATAGAATTGTAATTGGTGAGGTTAGGGGGGCAGAGGCTGTAGATATGCTTACAGCGATGAATACTGGTCATGAGGGGTCTTTAACAACACTGCATGCAAATAATCCAAGAGATGCTCTAGGGCGCTTAGAAAATATGGTATGTATGGCTGGGTTTGATATGCCAGTTAAGAATATACGCTCTCAAATTGCTTCCGCTATAGATTTGGTGGTGCAATTACAACGTCATGAAGATGGTCACAGGCGTATTACCAGTGTGCAAGAGATAAATGGCATGGAAGGTGAAGTAATAACCATGTCTGAAATTTTTACTTTTGAAAGGCAAGGTAAGGATGAAGAAGGCAATATTTTAGGAGAATTTAAACCAACAGGTGTAGTTCCTAACTTTAATACTTCTCTTAAAGCTAAAGGTATTGTTTTACCTAATTCTATTTATGGCCTTGATAAAAATATGATGAACTTTTAG
- a CDS encoding AAA family ATPase: protein MENKIELNSYSGIKGQMKSNEQGSLSSLPFLIKLLLVCDDPQVELATNELLLPVKNLELSIEKKVTFITEDFQLAVVVFTGDEQQTISNLEKISNAGINILIVGDNLPQQLLRKSIQLSIKDIVPLSTAETELIPAISSVASQLKTKVNLAPVVSIINGKGGSGSSFIASSIGQIIGKHCKDEVVMVDADLQHGTLADSLNLKPDYFLDDALADIKELDTTAIQSMMSKKDNLSLLPVKAYSQINRLAHIDQNKISQLFSKVRANFKLFIADLSRGIDSLSIPILESSEHIMVVVQQNISSIREAKALVEQLHNTMGIAPEKISIIVNRFSTKFSTITPEDIKNTVGVDTVFTISNDYQLASACTDLGKSIAELSEFKQLEKEFLVIAQQINGNNLEISPNSKSLWSRLMGKS, encoded by the coding sequence ATGGAAAATAAAATTGAACTTAACTCATATTCAGGTATTAAAGGACAAATGAAAAGCAATGAGCAAGGAAGTTTGTCGTCTTTACCGTTCTTAATTAAGTTATTACTCGTGTGTGACGACCCACAAGTAGAGTTGGCCACTAATGAACTTTTATTACCTGTCAAAAATTTGGAGCTTTCAATCGAAAAGAAAGTGACATTTATTACCGAAGATTTTCAATTAGCTGTTGTAGTTTTTACTGGTGATGAGCAACAAACTATTAGCAATTTAGAAAAGATCAGCAATGCTGGAATTAATATTTTGATAGTGGGGGATAACCTTCCTCAACAACTTTTAAGAAAATCAATTCAATTGTCAATCAAAGATATTGTTCCATTATCTACTGCAGAAACCGAGCTTATACCAGCAATTTCAAGTGTTGCATCCCAATTAAAAACTAAAGTAAATTTAGCTCCTGTGGTATCTATTATTAATGGTAAAGGCGGTTCTGGCTCTAGCTTTATCGCTAGCTCAATTGGACAAATTATTGGTAAACACTGCAAAGATGAAGTGGTTATGGTGGATGCAGATTTACAGCACGGAACGTTAGCCGATAGTCTTAACTTAAAGCCAGATTATTTTTTAGATGATGCTCTAGCAGACATTAAAGAATTAGATACCACTGCAATTCAAAGTATGATGAGTAAAAAAGATAATTTGAGTTTGCTACCTGTAAAAGCTTATTCACAAATAAATCGATTAGCTCATATTGATCAAAATAAAATAAGTCAATTGTTCTCTAAGGTTAGAGCTAATTTTAAGTTGTTTATCGCTGATTTATCCAGAGGAATAGATTCACTGTCAATACCTATCTTAGAGTCGTCAGAGCATATTATGGTGGTAGTGCAACAAAATATTTCTAGCATTAGAGAGGCGAAAGCGCTAGTTGAACAACTTCATAATACTATGGGTATAGCACCTGAAAAAATTAGTATTATTGTTAATCGATTCTCTACCAAGTTCAGCACTATTACTCCTGAAGATATAAAAAATACCGTTGGTGTAGATACAGTGTTTACCATTTCGAACGATTACCAGTTGGCGAGTGCTTGTACTGACTTAGGTAAAAGTATTGCGGAGTTATCAGAATTCAAACAATTAGAGAAAGAATTCTTAGTTATTGCTCAGCAAATAAATGGTAATAATCTTGAAATATCACCTAACTCCAAAAGTTTATGGTCTAGATTAATGGGCAAATCATAA
- a CDS encoding TadE/TadG family type IV pilus assembly protein: MNSFLSRQKKSKDMGVYTVEFAIVGSLFFLLFFSAIEIARLMFTWNVLTEVSRRGARLAVVCPVVMNSVLDSNIANSASFSEDFLFNLTMDNIEIKYINYAGGILDLEGDPNASPPVLPQNTLNQIRLVKVSITGYQHQLLIPGLSLTLDSPSFTTVLPRESLGATRWGDSNCS, from the coding sequence ATGAATAGTTTTTTAAGTCGACAAAAGAAGTCAAAAGATATGGGAGTATATACAGTTGAGTTTGCAATTGTTGGCAGCTTGTTTTTTTTACTTTTTTTTAGTGCTATTGAAATTGCTCGATTAATGTTTACTTGGAATGTTTTGACTGAGGTTTCAAGACGTGGCGCAAGATTAGCCGTTGTTTGCCCTGTAGTAATGAATAGTGTACTTGACAGCAATATAGCCAATTCAGCAAGTTTTTCAGAGGATTTCTTATTTAATTTAACAATGGATAACATTGAAATTAAATATATAAATTATGCCGGAGGCATACTAGATTTAGAAGGCGACCCTAATGCTTCTCCACCAGTATTACCGCAAAATACTCTTAACCAAATTAGACTAGTTAAAGTTTCAATTACAGGATACCAGCACCAATTGTTGATTCCAGGATTATCTTTAACTTTAGATTCACCAAGCTTTACAACAGTGCTTCCTCGAGAAAGTCTTGGAGCAACTCGGTGGGGAGATTCAAATTGTTCTTAG
- a CDS encoding TadE/TadG family type IV pilus assembly protein — protein MMFINNRINKQKGLAAIELTLILPFLLFLVFVIVEFSRLLYQYNRLNQVVRDASRYLINHARPISNDVYINDVIALNANAILTGGDYNGSSNILPSLTNSGAVADITTAGKDITYSIEDVYNFNILVDDTTEYITVSVTYYWEPIYSDLLPSFITSKSFNLNFPLTARYSMRAL, from the coding sequence ATGATGTTTATAAACAATCGAATAAATAAACAAAAAGGGTTAGCAGCTATTGAGCTAACTTTAATTTTGCCATTTTTGCTATTTTTAGTGTTTGTAATAGTGGAGTTTTCGCGCCTTTTATATCAGTACAATCGTTTAAACCAGGTTGTAAGAGATGCATCAAGGTACCTTATTAATCATGCAAGACCAATAAGTAATGACGTTTACATTAATGATGTTATTGCTTTAAATGCTAACGCTATCTTAACCGGTGGAGATTATAATGGTTCTAGTAATATCTTACCTTCATTAACGAATTCAGGTGCAGTGGCAGACATAACAACCGCTGGTAAAGACATTACTTACAGCATTGAAGATGTTTATAATTTCAATATTTTAGTTGATGATACAACTGAATATATTACTGTATCAGTAACTTATTATTGGGAGCCTATTTATTCCGATTTATTGCCATCATTTATAACAAGTAAAAGCTTTAATTTAAATTTTCCTCTTACTGCTCGCTATAGTATGAGGGCTTTATGA
- a CDS encoding pilus assembly protein TadG-related protein yields MEVKSNIKQQGNILVMFTIGLFSLLAMAALALDGGHLLLNKTRLQNLVDTAALNAAKDLVDGGTHNSAIFAAKAITAENLGFSDYHELNSSIANTDSVIVEFSEKPEPFIPVSIGENEDINRYVKVTISGVELNNFIAQIFSFNKKISATALAGPSTALVDCYSDLVPMMVCSKPIDYSADPLQYQEDSFYGYNLNELTVMKIGSGEESAVGAGNFQLLNLADNHGGADIRTAMAGAGLSNGEVCFNVDEGLSTAPGNKVGPSLQGLNTRFGTSTVPGDKEGIYPPDINTCQGERLDLEDGELVDSTNTPIFEYDDNGVPIFEYDSDGELIFPEGVYSYNDYLESRGSTSVCPISGTGLTNQPGGFVDRRVLNVVIAECDGTANGTTTPKYVGSGCFFLTQDLDNGGQQSFIIGEFTQNCTAQGIPVVDSIDSPGPFTIVLYHVPNSSDS; encoded by the coding sequence ATGGAAGTTAAAAGCAATATCAAACAGCAAGGTAACATATTAGTTATGTTTACCATTGGGCTGTTTTCTCTGCTTGCTATGGCTGCACTAGCATTAGATGGTGGTCATTTGTTGCTAAATAAAACTCGTCTACAAAACCTTGTTGATACAGCTGCATTAAATGCAGCTAAAGACCTTGTTGATGGAGGAACACATAACTCTGCTATTTTTGCAGCTAAAGCAATTACAGCTGAAAACTTAGGGTTTTCAGATTATCACGAGTTAAATTCTTCTATAGCCAATACTGATTCCGTTATTGTTGAGTTCTCTGAAAAGCCGGAGCCTTTTATTCCTGTTAGTATTGGCGAAAATGAAGATATTAATCGTTATGTAAAAGTAACAATCTCAGGTGTAGAACTTAATAATTTCATCGCGCAAATTTTTAGTTTTAATAAGAAAATATCAGCAACGGCCTTGGCAGGGCCTAGTACCGCATTAGTAGATTGTTATAGCGATTTGGTGCCTATGATGGTTTGTTCAAAACCCATTGATTATTCGGCTGATCCACTACAATACCAGGAAGACTCTTTTTATGGCTATAACCTTAATGAATTAACTGTAATGAAAATAGGCTCTGGTGAAGAAAGTGCCGTGGGGGCTGGTAACTTTCAATTACTAAATTTGGCTGACAACCATGGTGGTGCAGATATTCGAACAGCTATGGCTGGTGCTGGTCTCTCAAATGGTGAAGTATGCTTTAATGTTGATGAGGGACTTAGTACTGCCCCAGGTAATAAAGTTGGCCCTTCTTTGCAGGGGCTTAATACAAGGTTTGGCACCTCAACAGTTCCAGGTGATAAAGAGGGCATTTATCCACCAGATATTAATACTTGCCAAGGTGAAAGACTTGATTTAGAGGATGGTGAATTAGTTGATTCCACTAATACGCCTATTTTTGAATATGATGATAATGGTGTCCCCATTTTTGAATATGACTCTGACGGCGAGCTTATTTTTCCAGAAGGTGTGTATAGCTATAATGACTATTTAGAGTCAAGGGGAAGTACAAGTGTATGTCCTATTTCTGGTACAGGTTTGACAAACCAGCCCGGAGGATTCGTTGATAGGAGGGTTCTCAACGTTGTTATTGCAGAGTGTGATGGCACCGCAAATGGTACAACAACGCCTAAATATGTTGGTTCAGGTTGTTTCTTTTTAACACAAGACCTAGATAATGGTGGCCAACAAAGTTTTATTATTGGTGAATTTACACAAAACTGTACCGCTCAGGGCATACCCGTGGTTGATTCAATAGATAGCCCAGGCCCTTTTACTATTGTTTTATATCATGTCCCTAATAGCAGTGATTCATAA